One Branchiostoma floridae strain S238N-H82 chromosome 15, Bfl_VNyyK, whole genome shotgun sequence DNA window includes the following coding sequences:
- the LOC118431623 gene encoding tripartite motif-containing protein 55-like yields the protein MASNLQRSTADFDKQFLTCPVCMLHFRDPRVLPCLHTFCRECLQEWTTKQQPLECPTCRTQVSLPDQGVDGLRTNFYVNNMLDFAAVKKGAGPGVPCQVCEGKGEGVRSWCVQCAVLLCESCTNTHRRFPAMKGHQIVTQENLEASEGVPSSFQRKAFCPKHEDQVLTFYCEPCQNLVCVACTIVDHRPGDKHDPVEIGSVAERKKRDLQNLLAKVKPREKLVRATLNEVKMKFSEFTTSADSAIEQATAYFDHLMSLLRDRKEEVVKEIGSRYQDVGKCLETQKEAMEFELAGLTSASEFCKQALEHGSDVNVIDIEGQAQQRVEELLTTPSDLTARPSQVVFSEGMTVVEFRDDVARAGCVHVRYTGKVDASRSQEEPLVSKTETKLEKLGQRKTVGEGSAAANPKPAALPSLGHLFKKPLGGWECDTYMAQNTAAASRFTFAAGSSASGAATTTSKATPSATGGVTFGTGATSGAAALGVASSGGAGGFTFGTGSSAAGAAASAGFKFGAKTASRRPDTAPKMTSIADLAKADQMSVPKPATNQSAAKNGQESDASIQAKVDLSSAFGTGTLYGSADASTAPSFGSTTVANLPVFGAGASAAPSSGLTLGAPLATPPSTGSAAATTSDFTIGAPATPPSTGSAAATTSGFAFGSSSTAASTTPAPLSFGAGAPSATTADDILTALFASLL from the exons ATGGCGAGCAACCTTCAAAGGTCGACGGCTGACTTTGACAAGCAATTCCTGACGTGCCCGGTCTGTATGCTGCACTTCCGGGACCCCAGAGTCCTGCCATGTCTGCACACATTTTGTAGGGAGTGTCTGCAAGAATGGACCACCAAACAACAGCCGCTGGAGTGTCCAACCTGCCGCACACAGGTCAGTCTACCAGACCAAGGTGTGGACGGACTCAGGACCAACTTCTACGTCAACAACATGCTGGACTTCGCGGCCGTGAAGAAAGGTGCGGGGCCAGGTGTGCCGTGCCAGGTGTGTGAGGGGAAGGGGGAAGGGGTGCGGTCATGGTGCGTACAGTGTGCCGTTCTGCTTTGTGAGTcctgtacaaacacacatcgCAGGTTTCCAGCCATGAAAGGGCATCAGATCGTGACCCAAGAGAACCTGGAGGCCTCTGAAGGTGTGCCCAGCAGCTTTCAGCGCAAAGCCTTCTGCCCAAAGCACGAAGACCAAGTCTTAACTTTCTACTGTGAACCTTGTCAGAATTTGGTCTGTGTCGCTTGCACGATTGTTGATCATCGGCCGGGTGATAAACACGACCCTGTGGAAATCGGCTCTGTCGCTGAGAGGAAGAAACGAGACCTACAAAACCTGTTAGCAAAAGTCAAGCCCAGAGAGAAATTAGTTCGCGCTACGCTAAATGAAGTCAAGATGAAATTTTCTGAGTTCACAACATCGGCAGACTCAGCAATTGAGCAAGCCACAGCATATTTTGATCACCTGATGTCCTTGCTTCGAGACAGAAAAGAAGAAGTTGTCAAAGAGATCGGCTCACGCTACCAGGACGTTGGAAAATGTCTGGAAACCCAGAAAGAAGCGATGGAGTTTGAGTTGGCCGGACTGACGAGCGCGTCTGAGTTCTGTAAACAAGCATTGGAACACGGCAGTGACGTGAACGTCATCGACATCGAGGGTCAAGCACAACAGAGGGTGGAAGAACTGCTGACCACTCCAAGCGACCTGACAGCCCGACCGAGTCAAGTCGTTTTCTCGGAGGGGATGACTGTTGTGGAGTTCAGAGATGACGTGGCCAGGGCAGGGTGCGTACACGTACGATACACAGGGAAGGTTGACGCATCTAGATCTCAGGAAGAACCTCTGGTCAGTAAGACGGAAACAAAGTTGGAGAAACTTGGGCAAAGGAAAACCGTTGGGGAGGGATCTGCTGCCGCTAACCCAAAGCCTGCAGCATTGCCTTCTCTGGGACACCTGTTCAAGAAACCATTAGGTGGCTGGGAATGTGACACCTACATGGCGCAGAATACAGCTGCAGCCAGCAGGTTCACGTTTGCAGCAGGCAGCTCTGCATCTGGAGCTGCCACCACAACATCCAAAGCCACGCCTTCAGCCACCGGAGGCGTCACCTTCGGCACGGGGGCGACATCAGGGGCTGCAGCCTTGGGGGTTGCTTCCTCGGGGGGCGCTGGAGGTTTCACATTTGGGACGGGAAGTTCAGCTGCTGGTGCTGCAGCTTCCGCTGGGTTCAAGTTTGGAGCTAAAACAGCCTCTCGACGGCCTGACACAG CTCCAAAGATGACAAGCATAGCCGACTTAGCCAAGGCAGATCAGATGAGTGTACCCAAGCCTGCAACCAATCAGTCCGCAGCGAAAAATGGCCAGGAATCAGACGCCAGTATTCAGGCCAAGGTGGACCTGTCTTCTGCCTTTGGCACTGGCACTCTCTATGGTTCAGCCGATGCCAGCACCGCTCCAAGTTTCGGATCCACCACAGTTGCAAACTTGCCAGTGTTTGGGGCTGGCGCATCAGCTGCACCCAGCTCTGGACTCACCCTTGGTGCACCTTTAGCAACACCCCCATCTACAGGCAGCGCAGCAGCCACCACATCGGACTTCACCATTGGTGCACCAGCAACACCCCCATCTACAGGCAGCGCAGCAGCCACCACATCGGGCTTCGCGTTTGGCTCTTCCAGCACTGCGGCAAGTACGACTCCTGCGCCCTTAAGTTTTGGTGCAGGGGCGCCCTCTGCCACAACTGCAGATGACATATTAACTGCTTTGTTTGCATCCCTACTGTAA
- the LOC118432215 gene encoding E3 ubiquitin-protein ligase TRIM71-like produces MPVLSIGRKGRLEGDLFYPTDVAVDMDGNIAVVEDENRRVQIFDAKTGQSLRSFPVDGGSPYGIDVDPIGQFILTFPNISTTGNQTIQVYSQNGKRTKTLKPYCQLQDPRGIAVLQDGRMVVANSKQKSCLLLQPDGSLIREIGKGQLQRPWFIAVDESRDLFFVTDGWAHKVLVFDLEGKLKFRFGKQGKGEGELYCPSGIAVDPAGNIIVVSPENGRLQVFGPDGTYLRTVATMEGGFPQGIALTPDNHIAVTCSYGHCVDFYRYMAAKHFTTGAMGGQSVEGSPFDIRKQSNDTPVLTIGREGRLGGQLSCPADVAVDIDGNIAVLEAGNKRVQIFDAKTGQSLRGFPVDGGHPWAIGMDSNGQFIVTFSCKFGNDRAVRVYSREGKLTKTLKPESLRDPTGVAVLQDGRMVVVDSEQKFCLLLQPDGRLIRDIGKGQLQYPRFLAVDESRDLFFVTDCRAHKVFVFDLEGKLKFSFGKEGLIEGELCYPTGITEDPAGNIIVVNSSRGRLQVFEPDGTYLRTVAWVRGRFPRGIALTPDGRIAVTCYNGHCVELYRYK; encoded by the coding sequence ATGCCAGTCTTAAGCATTGGAAGGAAAGGACGTTTGGAGGGAGACCTTTTCTACCCAACAGATGTAGCAGTGGACATGGACGGTAACATTGCAGTGGTGGAGGACGAGAACAGACGGGTTCAGATATTCGATGCCAAGACTGGTCAGTCACTTCGGTCTTTCCCGGTAGATGGGGGGAGTCCATATGGCATTGACGTAGACCCCATTGGACAGTTTATTCTGACGTTTCCTAACATATCCACCACTGGCAACCAAACAATCCAGGTGTACTCGCAGAATGGAAAACGTACAAAGACCCTAAAACCTTACTGTCAGTTACAAGATCCGCGCGGGATTGCAGTTCTGCAGGACGGCCGCATGGTGGTGgcaaacagcaaacaaaaatcatgcctcctcctgCAGCCTGACGGGAGCCTCATCCGGGAGATCGGCAAGGGACAGTTACAGAGACCATGGTTCATAGCAGTAGACGAGTCACGTGATCTGTTCTTTGTCACTGATGGCTGGGCTCATAAAGTGCTTGTTTTTGACCTTGAGGGTAAGCTGAAGTTCAGGTTTGGTAAACAGGGGAAGGGGGAGGGAGAACTCTACTGTCCATCAGGGATTGCAGTAGACCCGGCAGGTAACATTATTGTAGTGAGTCCCGAAAATGGCCGTCTTCAGGTGTTCGGGCCAGACGGGACGTACCTGAGAACTGTGGCCACAATGGAGGGAGGATTCCCCCAGGGAATCGCGCTGACACCGGATAACCACATAGCTGTAACGTGTAGTTATGGACATTGTGTGGATTTTTACAGGTACATGGCCGCTAAACACTTCACTACAGGAGCGATGGGCGGCCAGTCTGTGGAGGGAAGTCCGTTTGACATTAGAAAACAAAGTAATGACACCCCAGTCTTAACTATTGGGAGGGAAGGACGTTTGGGGGGACAACTTTCCTGTCCAGCAGATGTAGCAGTAGACATCGACGGTAACATCGCAGTGTTGGAGGCAGGGAACAAACGGGTTCAGATATTCGATGCCAAGACTGGTCAGTCACTTCGGGGCTTTCCGGTGGATGGAGGGCACCCATGGGCCATTGGCATGGACTCCAATGGACAGTTTATTGTGACTTTTTCATGTAAGTTCGGAAATGATCGAGCAGTCCGGGTGTACTCACGGGAAGGAAAACTTACGAAGACCCTAAAACCTGAGAGTTTACGAGATCCGACTGGAGTGGCAGTTCTGCAGGACGGCCGCATGGTGGTGGTAGACAGCGAACAGAAGTTCTGCCTCCTCCTGCAGCCTGACGGGAGGCTCATCCGGGACATCGGCAAGGGGCAGTTACAATACCCACGGTTCTTAGCAGTGGACGAGTCACGTGATCTGTTCTTTGTCACTGATTGCCGGGCTCATAAAGTGTTTGTGTTTGACCTTGAAGGGAAGCTGAAGTTCAGCTTTGGCAAAGAGGGGTTGATTGAGGGGGAACTCTGCTATCCAACAGGGATAACAGAAGACCCGGCAGGTAACATTATTGTAGTGAACAGTAGTAGAGGCCGTCTGCAGGTGTTCGAGCCAGACGGGACGTACCTGAGAACTGTGGCCTGGGTGAGGGGAAGATTTCCCCGGGGAATCGCGCTGACACCGGATGGCCGCATAGCTGTAACGTGTTATAATGGGCATTGTGTCGAattgtacaggtacaagtag